The proteins below are encoded in one region of Hordeum vulgare subsp. vulgare chromosome 3H, MorexV3_pseudomolecules_assembly, whole genome shotgun sequence:
- the LOC123442985 gene encoding syntaxin-32, giving the protein MNPSRSAPASFRDRTNEFRSAVESARRHVAPSPAAASASGSAGPLDDSRSAASAHSEFNRRASKIGLGIHQTSQKLARLAKLAKKTSVFDDPTLEIQELTAVVKKDIGALNNAVMDLQVLCNSQNESGNLSKDTTNHSTTVVDNLKNRLMSATKEFKEVLTMRTENLKVHENRRQMFSSSAAKDASNPFIRQRPLVPREASDAAPPAPWASDSATTPLFQRKKTNGDHGASSSSSSPAFMQQQQLAVQQDSYMQSRAEALQNVESTIHELSNIFTQLATMVSQQGELAIRIDENMEETVANVEGAQGQLLKYLNSISSNRWLMMKIFFVLMVFLMIFIFFVA; this is encoded by the exons ATGAACCCGTCGCGGTCCGCCCCGGCGTCGTTCCGGGACCGCACCAACGAGTTCCGCTCCGCCGTCGAGAGCGCGCGCCGCCACGTCGCCCCGTCCCCGGCCGCCGCGTCCGCCAGCGGCAGCGCCGGGCCGCTCGACGACTCGCGCTCCGCCGCGTCGGCGCACTCCGAGTTCAACCGCCGCGCCTCCAAGATCGGGCTCGGGATCCACCAGACCTCCCAGAAGCTCGCCCGCCTCGCCAAAT TGGCAAAGAAGACATCTGTTTTTGATGACCCTACCTTAGAGATACAAGAGTTGACTGCAGTTGTTAAGAAGGATATTGGTGCTTTGAATAATGCTGTTATGGACTTGCAAGTTCTGTGCAATTCACAAAATGAGAGCGGCAATCTTTCCAAGGATACAACAAATCATTCCACCACCGTTGTGGACAACCTGAAAAATCGCCTGATGAGTGCAACGAAAGAATTCAAAGAAGTCCTTACCATGCGGACAGAG AATTTGAAGGTTCATGAAAATAGAAGGCAAATGTTCTCCTCCTCAGCTGCAAAAGATGCATCAAATCcattcattcgtcagcggcccctTGTTCCCAGAGAGGCATCCGACGCTGCCCCCCCAGCACCATGGGCCAGTGACTCTGCAACTACGCCATTGTTTCAGAG GAAGAAGACTAACGGAGATCATggagcatcatcatcatcgtcgtctcctGCTTTCATGCAGCAGCAGCAATTGGCAGTACAGCAGGATAGTTACATGCAGAGCAGAGCTGAGGCTCTTCAAAATGTGGAATCAACCATCCATGAGCTGAGCAACATCTTTACCCAGCTGGCAACCATGGTGTCTCAGCAGGGAGAGCTAGCAATCAG AATCGATGAGAACATGGAGGAGACGGTAGCCAACGTCGAGGGAGCGCAGGGCCAGCTCCTCAAGTACCTCAACAGCATTTCGTCGAACAGGTGGCTGATGATGAAGATATTCTTTGTGCTGATGGTGTTCCTCATGATCTTCATATTCTTCGTGGCATGA